GACGAACTGGAAGGCGCCCTCAAGGGCGGCACGCTGGAGCCACGGGGAAAACTGAGGGTCGAGGCCCTGGTATCGGTCGCCCGCTGGCTGATCGCCCCACGCCTGCATGAATTCCAGGCCCGTTACCCTGAAATCGCCATACGCCTGGGGGCCAGCGACCGCATCAGCCATCTGCTGGAGGAAGGCATCGACTGCGCCATTCGTGGTGGGCATCTGGAAGACTCCAGCCAGATTGCCCGCCACGTCTGCGACGTGCGCCTGGGCCTGTATGCCGCCCCCGCCTACCTGGACCGCGCGGGCACCCCGGACCATCCCCGCGACCTGGCGCGCCATCGGCGGATCTCCTGGTTCGCCGGGCAGCGTAACCCCCTGGTCTGGCAGCTGGAGACCGTCGACGAGGCCTTCGAGTTGCCCGGCGAAGACGGCCTGCAATTTGATGATCCCGATGTCGCCATCGCTTCCTGCATGGCCGCAAGCGGCATTTGCCCGGGGGCGCCTTTCGCGGTGCAGGGCTGGGTTCGCGCCGGAGCCCTGGTGCCGGTACTGGCGCAGTGGAGCTTCCCGGCGCGGCCGATCCACATGCTCTACCCGAGCAGCAGGCACCTGTCCGCCCGGGTCCGCTGTTTCGTGGACTGGGCGCTGGAGTTGATGCAGCACAGCCCCGACCTGCGCCTGAGCCCGCGAGAACTCGCCGAAAGCCTTTAATCCAGGGCAAAAGCAAGGCACCGCGCAATAAAAAGCCCGCCCTGCGCGGAGGTCCGGGCAAGGGCGGGCTGTTGATAAATCCTCTGGCCGTCAGCCGGAAATGCAGTCCTCCGCCGCCTTGCGGATATCGCCCGGACGCATGGGCACGTTGGACATGCTCTCGTGCAGCTTGATGCTGCTGCCGCCGGAGCGCTCCTCGATATCGAACACCGCCGTCGGCCCCGAGGAGAGTTTCTGCGGAACGATCACGCGCATGCCATCCTTGTGCGGTTCGATCTGCAACTGGCCACGGCTGTCGGCCAGCTTGTCGCTGACGCACTTGGCATAGGCTTGTGGTTTTTTCCCTGAAATCACATTCAGGGTGGGCAGCGTCTGGTTAATGTCCGAGACCGTCGCACAGCCACTGATCGCCAAGGCCAGAATCAACACACCCCACTTCATAGATTTCCTCCGATAAAAACCGTCCGACCGCAGAAATAGAATTTTTCTCCGGGACGTCCAGATTTATCTTAAATAAACGGCAAATAACTGTTTTAAATTGTCAAAGCCGCTCGCCGCGGCCTGATAAACTGCGCCATCGTTTTGATTTTGTAGCAAAAGCCCTTCTGGAGGCGCCCATGAAATTTATCCACCAGCGCGAGCACCTCAACGAAGACGACATCGTCGTCATCGAGTGCTCCCAGGTCTGCAACATCCGCCTGATGAACGACGCTAACTTCCGAAGCTTCAAGAACGGCGGACGTCACACCTATCATGGCGGCGCGTTCGACAAGTTCCCGGCGAAGATCACCGCGCCGAGCACCGGCTTCTGGAACATCACCATCGACACCGTCAACCGGCGCCCCATCAGCGTCACGCGCAAGCCGAACTTCACCCACTCGATCAAGATCATCCGTCGGTCCAGCTCGAAACTGCGCTGAATTCCATCCCAAGCTCGCGACCAACAGGTATCACCGTGGCCCAGACAACCAAGTACGTCATCAAATACAAACTCAACGGCGAACGTCGCTTCGAGTTCGCCCAACTGCAAAACGGCACCCCGGAAGAAGCCCGCGCCGCGCTGGAAGCCCTACATGGCCAGAGTGGCGATGTCATCAGCGAGGTCAGCGTGAGCAAGGCGCTGTAGAGCGCTCGAGTTCCAACGCAAGCAGCGGAGTGTGGACGGCCCGGATCTTTTCCAGACTGGCGGGCATCAGCCGCTACCCCCGGGAATCCCGCACATGTCCGCCCTCTCCCTTGAACAACGCCTCGCCACGCTGGACTGGTCCTCGATCGAGCAACAGCTCGACCAGGACGGCAGTGCGCTGATCGCCGGCCTGCTCCGCCCCGACGAATGCCAGGCCCTGGGCAGCCTGTATCCTCGCGGCGAGCTGTTCCGCTCGCGGGTGGTCATGGCCCGCCACGGTTTCGGGCGGGGCGAGTATCAGTATTTCGCCTACCCGTTGCCGACGCTGGTCGCCGAACTGCGCGAGCGGGTCTATCCGCGGCTGGTGCCACTGGCCAATCGCTGGAACCGCAGCCTGGGCATTGCCGTGGACTACCCGCCGCGGCACGCGGATTTCCTCCAGCGCTGCCACGCCGCCGGCCAGCAGCGCCCGACGCCGCTGTTGCTGCAGTACGGTGCCCAGGACTACAACTGCCTGCATCAGGACCTGTACGGCGAAAACGTCTTTCCGCTGCAGGTCGCCATTCTGTTGTCACGCCCCGGCCAGGATTTCACCGGCGGCGAATTCGTCATCACCGAGCAGCGCCCGCGCATGCAGTCGCGCCCGCAGGTCATTGGTCTGAAGCAAGGTGATGCGCTGATCTTCGCCGTGCATCATCGGCCGGTACCCGGCGTGCGCGGCCATTACCGGGTGACATTGCGCCATGGCGTCAGCCGCCTGCACAGCGGCCGCCGGCATACGCTAGGAGTGATCTTCCACGATGCCCAATAATTTCACCGCCGAGCTGTTCGCCGAAGCCGAATTGCAACAGGCGCCCCGCACCGAACAGGTCGGCCCGCAAGCCTTCGTGCTGCGCGGCTTTGCCCTGCCCTGGGTCGAGCGCCTGTTGCCGGCCCTGCGTAGCGTGCTGCGCGCCGCGCCCTTCCGGCAGATGGTCACGCCAGGGGGCTTCACCATGTCGGTGGGCCTGAGCAGCTGCGGTCAGTTGGGCTGGACCACCGACCGCAGCGGCTACCGCTATACCGGCATCGACCCACAGAGCGGCCAGCCCTGGCCGGCCATGCCCGAGGCGTTCCGCGAGCTGGCGCAAACCGCCGCGACCGAGGCCGGCTTCCCCGACTTCGCGCCGGACGCCTGCCTGATCAACCACTATGTGCCCGGGGCGCGGATGTCGCTGCACCAGGACAAGAACGAACGCGACTTCAGCGCGCCGATCGTTTCCGTCTCCCTGGGGCTGCCGGCGGTTTTCCAGCTGGGCGGCGAGCAACGTGGCGACCGCCCGCTGCGGGTGCCGCTGCAGCATGGCGACGTGCTGGTCTGGGGCGGGGTCGACCGCCTGCGTTATCACGGCGTGCTGCCGCTCAAGGACGGCACGCACCCGCTGCTCGGTCCACGGCGCATCAACCTCACCTTTCGCCACGCCGGTTGAGCCCGGAAAATTCCAGCGCAAGACACCGAGTGCCAGGCGAACCGCCCGCGGTTAACCTGAGCGGCATCCGTCACCGAGCCAAGCCCATGACCCACATTCCGTCCAAGCCCACCACCGAAAGCGACCCGCGCTGGCTCGCGGTGCTCGCCCGCGATGCCAGCGCCGATGGCCAGTTCGTCTATGCGGTGAAGACCACCGGGGTCTATTGCCGCCCCAGCAGCCTGTCGCGCCTGCCGCGCCCGGAGAACGTCGAGTTCTTCGACACCGCGCAACAGGCCGAGGCCGCCGGCTACCGGCCCAGCAAACGCAGTGCCAGCGATCAGACCCAGGTGGCCACGCAGCATGCCCGCCTGGTCGCCGCCGCCTGCCGGCAGATCGAATCGGCGCCCGAATTGCCCAGCCTGAATCAACTGGCCGAGCAGGCCGGCATGAGCAGCTTCCACTTTCACCGGGTGTTCAAGGCGGCCACCGGACTGACCCCGAAAGGCTACGCCAGCGCCCACCGCTCGCGCCGCGTGCGCCACCAGCTCGAACATGGGCAGTCGGTGACGGACGCGCTGTATGACGCCGGCTTCAACTCCAACAGCCGCTTCTACGAAACCGCCGACCAGTTGCTCGGGATGAAACCCAGCGACTACCGCGCCGGCGGCCTGAATACCGATATCCGCTTCGCTGTCGGCCAGTGCTCGCTGGGAGCCATCCTGGTGGCCCGGAGCGAACGCGGGGTCTGCGCGATCCTGCTGGGTGACGACCCCAACGCCCTGGTGCAGGAGCTGCAGGACAAATTCCCGCGGGCCAACCTGATCGGCGCCGACCGCGATTTCGAGCAGTTGGTGGCGCAGGTGGTGGGGTTCATCGAGGCGCCGGCCATTGGCCTGGACCTGCCGCTGGACCTGCAAGGCACGGCCTTCCAGGAGCGGGTCTGGCTGGCCCTCAGGGAGATTCCGCCGGGCAGCACCGCCAGCTACGCCGAGATCGCCCGGCGTATCGGCGCACCGAAATCGTTCCGCGCCGTGGCCCAGGCGTGCGGGGCCAACAGCCTGGCGGTGGCGATTCCCTGCCACCGCGTGGTACGCAGCGACGGCGAGTTGTCCGGCTACCGCTGGGGGGTGGAACGCAAGCGTCAGTTGCTCGAACGCGAAAGTTCGTCGGACGCCTGAACGCCGATGTACACCGATACCGAGTCAGCGCCGGTGTACACCTCGAAGTCGGTGGCATAGCGCCGGCGGATCGCCGGGTTGTCCTCGAAGTAGGCCCAGATCAGGCTCCAGGTCTGGATCACCACCTCGGGCATCGGCCCCTTGGCGGAGAACGCCAGGTATTCGCCGCCCTCGATCCGCACCAGCGGATAGTCGGCATGGCCCTCGCCCACCGCGACCCCGACGGTCACGTCGAAATGCCCCGAGGCATCGGATTCGTAATTGGAATACACGCCGTAGACGAACGCGTCCGACTGCCGCTGAGCGATGCTGTCGAACAGGCCCTCGACAAAAAACCGCTCCCACATCGGCCCGATCCGCGCGCTGTCGGCCTGCTGCTCGTCGGCGTTGCAGGTCCGCACCTGCAGGCCGCAAACGCTGAAAGGCTCAACCTCTCGCCATTTGACCTCCATGCTTCACCCTCCTTCTGGCGTTAGTCTGTTTGGCCGGCAGGCACGGTATCAGCGATTCACATCCACCACCACACGCCCGCGCAACTCGCCAGCCAGCAGGCACGACGCCGCGGCGATGGCCTCGCCGAGCCCGATCTCCTGGCTGATCAGCGCCAGCAGCGCCGGGTCCAGGTCGCGGGCCAGGCGCTGCCAGGCCTCGATCCGCCGCGCCTTGGGCTGGGTCACGCTATTGATGCCGGCCAGGGTCACGCCGCGCAGAATGAAGGGCGCCACCGTCGCCGGGAAGTCCATGCCCTGGGCCAGCCCGCAAGCCGCCACGGTGCCGTTGGCCCGGGTGCTGGCGCAGGCGTTGGCCAGGGTATGGCTGCCCACCGAGTCGATCACCGCCGCCCAGCGCTCCCGGGCCAGCGGCTTGCCCGGCGCGGACAGGCTGGCACGGTCGATGATTTCGTGCGCACCCAGGCGCTCAAGGTAATCCCGCTCCTCGACACGGCCAGTGGAGGCCACCACCCGGTAGCCGAGCCGGGCCAGCAGGGCGATGGCAAAGCTGCCGACCCCACCGTTGGCGCCGGTGACCAGCACCTCGCCCTGCGCCGGGGTCACGCCGTTGCGCTCCAGCGCCAGGATGCAGAGCATCGCCGTGTAGCCGGCCGTGCCGATGGCCATGGTCTGGGCCGCGCTGAACGCCTCGGGCAGGGGAATCAGCCAGTCGCCATCGAGCCGGGCTTTCTGCGCCAGCCCACCCCAGTGCCCTTCGCCCACGCCCCAGCCATTGAGCAGCACCTGATCGCCCGCGCGGTAATCCGGGTGGCTGCTGGACTCCACCGTCCCCGCCAGATCGATCCCCGGCACCATGGGGAACTGGCGCACCACCGGGCTGCTGCCGGTGATGGCCAGGCCGTCCTTGAAGTTCAGGGTGCTGTAGGCCACCCGCACCGTCACATTGCCCGCGGGCAGTTGCGTGTCGTCGAGCTGGCGCAGCGCCGCGCGATAACCGGTGTCGTCTTTGTCGATCAGGATAGCGTTGAACATGACTGCCTCCGATAGGCCCGCATGAGCGGGCGGTGAGCGTGAGCTTCAGGTTGCAAAGGTGCCCACCTTCCCAGCCCGGGCGGGAAAAATCCACGTTCTTTTCGTTGTAGCCCCCTACCCAACACGGCCTGTAGGAGCGAGGCTTGCCCGCGATAGCGCTATCGCAGGCAAAAAGGGAATGCCCACGTCACCGCCAAAGTCGACTGGCCTTGAGCGGCGCACTCCTGCTACAAACCCCGGGTTGCCATCCTTGTTCTTTTGCTGCCGGAGAATCATTCAACATGAGCCAATGGCCTGACACCCGCATTCTCGACCTGCTGGGCATTCAACTGCCGATCATTCAAGGCCCCCTGGCCGGCGCGACCACCACGGACATGGTGATTGCCGTCGCCAGGGCCGGCGGTCTAGGATCCCTGCCCTGCGCCATGCTCACGCCCGAGCAGATCCGCCAGGACGTGCAAACCATCCGCCAGGCCACTGGCGCGCCGCTGAACCTGAACTTCTTCTGCCACCAGATTCCGGCCCCCGACGCCGAACGCGCCGCGCGCTGGAAAGCCGTGCTGGAACCCTACTACCGCGAGCTGGGCGCCGACTTCGATGCGCCCACGCCGGTCAGCAGCCGGGCGCCGTTCGACCTGGTCAGTTGCGAGCTGGTGGAAGAACTGCGCCCGGAAATCGTCAGCTTCCACTTCGGCCTGCCCGAGCCGGCGCTGCTGGCGCGAGTCAAGGCCACCGGGGCGAAGATTCTGTCCTCGGCCAGTACCGTGGATGAAGCGGTGTGGCTGGAGCGACACGGCTGCGACGCGATCATCGCCATGGGCTACGAGGCCGGCGGCCATCGCCCGATCTTCCTCAGCGACGACCTGAATACCCAGGTCGGCACCCTGGCCCTGGTGCCGCAGATCGTCGATGC
This portion of the Pseudomonas sp. MRSN 12121 genome encodes:
- a CDS encoding LysR family transcriptional regulator, whose translation is MDKLTAMATFARVVETGSFTAAAEVLTLPKARVSQRVSDLERHLGVRLLNRTTRTLNLTEDGRAYFAKCQVILQDIDELEGALKGGTLEPRGKLRVEALVSVARWLIAPRLHEFQARYPEIAIRLGASDRISHLLEEGIDCAIRGGHLEDSSQIARHVCDVRLGLYAAPAYLDRAGTPDHPRDLARHRRISWFAGQRNPLVWQLETVDEAFELPGEDGLQFDDPDVAIASCMAASGICPGAPFAVQGWVRAGALVPVLAQWSFPARPIHMLYPSSRHLSARVRCFVDWALELMQHSPDLRLSPRELAESL
- a CDS encoding DUF1883 domain-containing protein is translated as MKFIHQREHLNEDDIVVIECSQVCNIRLMNDANFRSFKNGGRHTYHGGAFDKFPAKITAPSTGFWNITIDTVNRRPISVTRKPNFTHSIKIIRRSSSKLR
- a CDS encoding 2OG-Fe(II) oxygenase codes for the protein MSALSLEQRLATLDWSSIEQQLDQDGSALIAGLLRPDECQALGSLYPRGELFRSRVVMARHGFGRGEYQYFAYPLPTLVAELRERVYPRLVPLANRWNRSLGIAVDYPPRHADFLQRCHAAGQQRPTPLLLQYGAQDYNCLHQDLYGENVFPLQVAILLSRPGQDFTGGEFVITEQRPRMQSRPQVIGLKQGDALIFAVHHRPVPGVRGHYRVTLRHGVSRLHSGRRHTLGVIFHDAQ
- the alkB gene encoding DNA oxidative demethylase AlkB: MPNNFTAELFAEAELQQAPRTEQVGPQAFVLRGFALPWVERLLPALRSVLRAAPFRQMVTPGGFTMSVGLSSCGQLGWTTDRSGYRYTGIDPQSGQPWPAMPEAFRELAQTAATEAGFPDFAPDACLINHYVPGARMSLHQDKNERDFSAPIVSVSLGLPAVFQLGGEQRGDRPLRVPLQHGDVLVWGGVDRLRYHGVLPLKDGTHPLLGPRRINLTFRHAG
- the ada gene encoding bifunctional DNA-binding transcriptional regulator/O6-methylguanine-DNA methyltransferase Ada gives rise to the protein MTHIPSKPTTESDPRWLAVLARDASADGQFVYAVKTTGVYCRPSSLSRLPRPENVEFFDTAQQAEAAGYRPSKRSASDQTQVATQHARLVAAACRQIESAPELPSLNQLAEQAGMSSFHFHRVFKAATGLTPKGYASAHRSRRVRHQLEHGQSVTDALYDAGFNSNSRFYETADQLLGMKPSDYRAGGLNTDIRFAVGQCSLGAILVARSERGVCAILLGDDPNALVQELQDKFPRANLIGADRDFEQLVAQVVGFIEAPAIGLDLPLDLQGTAFQERVWLALREIPPGSTASYAEIARRIGAPKSFRAVAQACGANSLAVAIPCHRVVRSDGELSGYRWGVERKRQLLERESSSDA
- a CDS encoding GyrI-like domain-containing protein; amino-acid sequence: MEVKWREVEPFSVCGLQVRTCNADEQQADSARIGPMWERFFVEGLFDSIAQRQSDAFVYGVYSNYESDASGHFDVTVGVAVGEGHADYPLVRIEGGEYLAFSAKGPMPEVVIQTWSLIWAYFEDNPAIRRRYATDFEVYTGADSVSVYIGVQASDELSRSSN
- a CDS encoding MDR family oxidoreductase, which gives rise to MFNAILIDKDDTGYRAALRQLDDTQLPAGNVTVRVAYSTLNFKDGLAITGSSPVVRQFPMVPGIDLAGTVESSSHPDYRAGDQVLLNGWGVGEGHWGGLAQKARLDGDWLIPLPEAFSAAQTMAIGTAGYTAMLCILALERNGVTPAQGEVLVTGANGGVGSFAIALLARLGYRVVASTGRVEERDYLERLGAHEIIDRASLSAPGKPLARERWAAVIDSVGSHTLANACASTRANGTVAACGLAQGMDFPATVAPFILRGVTLAGINSVTQPKARRIEAWQRLARDLDPALLALISQEIGLGEAIAAASCLLAGELRGRVVVDVNR
- a CDS encoding nitronate monooxygenase family protein, which produces MSQWPDTRILDLLGIQLPIIQGPLAGATTTDMVIAVARAGGLGSLPCAMLTPEQIRQDVQTIRQATGAPLNLNFFCHQIPAPDAERAARWKAVLEPYYRELGADFDAPTPVSSRAPFDLVSCELVEELRPEIVSFHFGLPEPALLARVKATGAKILSSASTVDEAVWLERHGCDAIIAMGYEAGGHRPIFLSDDLNTQVGTLALVPQIVDAVQVPVIAAGGIGDARGIVAAFALGASAVQLGTAYLFTPEAKVSAAHHRALRTAKDSQTAVTNLFTGRPARGIVNRVMREIGPISPLAPAFPLAGGALMPLRAKDEADFANLWAGQALRLGRELPAFELTRTLAEQALARLHKA